One window from the genome of Asterias amurensis chromosome 12, ASM3211899v1 encodes:
- the LOC139945346 gene encoding uncharacterized protein, whose protein sequence is MTSPSYGKLSNCTLMKIWLVFILGVGTFTLEPVLASFIRFKADTEYVYNFQSSTELRTVETLLAKSKIGFLTVNSPDTEVGFQQIYLRVHSAAITSSNNQVLLNEEHDFDRWFSFEISENGTIGHVYYSGDESDHVITAKKGMASLLAANLQHPPDGMNDEPGEWSYDCNETGHEGHHESSYNARMSSDNDGIIVFTKTRRTHPIPYGKSKHQKEIHYHPGMKLPTLVKILDHYEAPRESTKEFQGQFNENTDEEGFNLPEMQTVSDGQLSFVREIYSPSLAPPTNGDLVTDTIHVKKVGLKELKPRYLTFNT, encoded by the exons ATGACGTCACCGTCATACGGCAAGCTGTCAAACTGCACTTTGATGAAGATCTGGCTGGTCTTCATCTTGGGCGTTGGAACATTCACGCTGGAACCGGTGCTAGCCAGTTTCATCCGGTTCAAGGCGGACACCGAATACGTCTACAATTTCCAGTCATCAACAGAACTGAGAACCGTTGAGACACTCCTTGCCAAATCAAAG ATTGGGTTTCTGACGGTAAACAGTCCTGATACCGAAGTCGGATTTCAACAGATCTACCTGCGGGTTCATTCAGCGGCAATCACCAGCAGTAACAATCAAG TTCTCTTGAACGAGGAGCATGACTTTGATAGATG gttttcattcGAAATCAGCGAAAACGGGACAATTGGTCACGTGTACTACTCAGGTGATGAGAGTGATCACGTGATAACAGCCAAGAAGGGTATGGCGAGCCTATTGGCTGCAAATCTACAGCATCCTCCCGATGGCATG AATGATGAACCTGGTGAGTGGAGCTACGACTGCAACGAGACGGGTCACGAGGGTCATCATGAATCGTCATACAATGCCCGGATGTCGTCGGATAATGATGGCATCATCGTCTTCACCAAGACCAGACGAACACACCCGATACCGTACGGGAAATCCAAACATCAAAAG GAGATTCATTACCACCCCGGTATGAAGCTACCAACTCTCGTCAAGATTCTGGATCATTACGAAGCACCAAGAGAGTCAACAAAAGA ATTTCAGGGTCAGTTCAACGAGAACACAGACGAAGAAGGATTTA ATCTTCCAGAGATGCAGACTGTTTCAGATGGTCAGCTGTCATTCGTGCGTGAGATTTACTCCCCTTCACTGGCTCCGCCCACTAATGGGGATCTTGTGACAGATACAATTCACGTGAAAAAGGTAGGTCTTAAAGAGTTGAAAccacg ATACCTGACGTTCAACACCTGA